One genomic window of Garra rufa chromosome 2, GarRuf1.0, whole genome shotgun sequence includes the following:
- the tnfaip3 gene encoding tumor necrosis factor alpha-induced protein 3: protein MSQGQNFLPKFLFVSNLLKAVKIRERVPNDVVKPSASGGLIHHLRSMHRYTLEMIRMSQFPQAFREVIQAAILDRAMQSSLEQEKRLNWCREVKKLVPLRTNGDGNCLLHAASQYLLGVQDTDLVLRKALYAVLKETDTSNFRTRFQTELLHSQEFTQTGLRYSTLNWEEEWVKIVEMASPVSSSNGLQFDSLEDIHIFVLSNILRRPIIVIADQVLRSMKSGSSFSPLNVGGIYLPLHWPPGECYKYPIVLGYDSQHFAPLITIKDSGPEIRAVPLINPGRGGFEDLRVHFLTEKEQQQKEKLLKDYLMLIEIPVIGLGYDPTQIITAARLDEGNLPEDMNLMEDYLQLVNHEYKRWQEDKESLWAPQSQRPPPFSVSQLSLIEIRCATPRCTFYVSVDTQPHCHECFEKRQAGRKPEAISTTNQTSSSDPESRGRLERSVLPSPRSAPPTAPSLSLYSETHAMKCKTPGCLFTLSVEHDGLCERCFTARQNRPAANGPPQGPSHGWWASGSREREKERERERDRERDTEKCVMCRQEVFRIFNGLCPPCMQRTAISERGDAQQEEPRTEASVWALHRETEHLGTTGHTWQTPAARQCKRSGCQFFGTPEKLGFCTICYLDYQTNHLATPAIVQPRHTSEAGFQNCPRCRGQGCGAEGKAMLEGYCNKCFVKEQSARLNQAASRGSHSPPLVTRASKPRPPPMLTQAQCRRSGCKNLSPGCTDLCPDCLSRGQREGRRAQAPKEKSKQRCKTQGCDHYANQEKQGYCNECDHFKQIYRG from the exons ATGTCTCAGGGCCAGAACTTCCTGCCCAAGTTCCTGTTTGTGAGTAACCTCCTGAAGGCCGTGAAAATCCGAGAGCGGGTGCCCAATGACGTGGTCAAGCCTTCGGCCAGCGGCGGCCTGATCCATCACCTGCGCAGCATGCATCGCTACACGCTGGAGATGATCCGCATGAGCCAGTTCCCGCAGGCCTTCCGCGAGGTCATCCAGGCGGCCATCTTGGACCGGGCCATGCAGAGCTCGCTGGAACAGGAGAAGAGGTTGAACTGGTGCCGTGAGGTCAAGAAGCTGGTGCCGCTGAGGACCAACG gTGATGGGAACTGCCTGCTCCACGCAGCCTCTCAATACCTGCTGGGGGTTCAGGACACAGACCTGGTGCTGCGAAAGGCTCTTTATGCAGTGCTGAAGGAAACAGACACTAGTAACTTTAGAACGCGCTTTCAAACAGAGCTGCTGCACTCTCAGGAGTTCACCCAGACTGGCCTGCGATACAGCACTTTG AACTGGGAGGAGGAATGGGTGAAGATTGTAGAAATGGCTTCTCCGGTGTCCAGCAGTAATGGCCTACAGTTTGACTCTTTAGAGGATATTCATATCTTTGTGCTTTCAAACATTCTGCGGAGACCAATTATTGTTATTGCAG ACCAAGTGCTTAGAAGTATGAAGTCTGGTTCCTCCTTTTCACCCCTTAATGTTGGGGGCATATACCTGCCTTTGCATTGGCCTCCAGGAGAATGCTACAAATATCCCATAGTGCTTGGCTATGACTCCCAGCACTTTGCACCTCTGATAACAATCAAAGACAGCGGCCCAG AGATCCGTGCTGTGCCATTGATAAACCCAGGACGGGGTGGGTTTGAAGATCTTCGAGTGCACTTTCTGACAGAAAAGGAGCAGCAACAGAAGGAGAAGTTGCTGAAAGACTACCTAATGCTTATAGAAATTCCCGTCATTGGCCTGGGCTACGATCCCACACAGATCATCACTGCAGCCAG ACTGGATGAAGGCAACCTACCTGAGGACATGAACCTGATGGAGGACTACCTACAACTGGTCAACCATGAATATAAGCGCTGGCAGGAAGATAAGGAGTCTTTATGGGCACCCCAATCCCAGCGTCCACCTCCCTTCTCCGTCTCCCAACTCTCTCTCATCGAGATCCGCTGTGCCACACCCCGCTGTACCTTCTACGTCTCTGTGGACACTCAACCCCACTGTCACGAGTGCTTCGAAAAGCGACAGGCAGGTCGCAAGCCGGAGGCCATTTCCACCACAAATCAAACCTCATCCTCTGACCCCGAGAGTCGAGGAAGGCTGGAGCGCTCCGTCCTGCCCAGCCCACGTTCCGCACCCCCTACGGCCCCAAGCCTAAGCCTTTACAGTGAGACTCATGCCATGAAGTGCAAGACACCCGGATGCTTGTTCACTCTTAGCGTGGAGCACGACGGGCTGTGTGAACGCTGCTTTACGGCGAGGCAAAACCGACCGGCTGCTAACGGGCCACCGCAAGGCCCCTCTCATGGCTGGTGGGCCTCGGGCAGCCGAGAACGAGAGAAGGAacgggagagggagagagatcgAGAAAGGGACACCGAGAAATGCGTTATGTGCCGACAGGAGGTCTTTAGGATATTTAATGGTCTTTGCCCACCCTGCATGCAGAGGACTGCCATTTCTGAGAGGGGGGACGCCCAGCAGGAGGAGCCTAGAACCGAGGCCTCAGTATGGGCACTGCATAGGGAGACCGAACACCTTGGCACCACCGGCCACACCTGGCAGACACCAGCCGCCCGGCAGTGTAAACGCTCCGGCTGCCAATTCTTTGGAACGCCAGAGAAGCTGGGATTCTGCACTATATGTTATCTGGACTACCAGACCAATCACC TGGCCACCCCCGCTATTGTCCAGCCCAGACACACATCCGAGGCGGGTTTTCAGAACTGTCCGCGGTGCCGGGGTCAGGGCTGCGGTGCCGAGGGAAAGGCCATGCTAGAGGGTTACTGCAACAAGTGCTTTGTGAAGGAGCAGAGCGCTAGACTCAACCAAGCTGCTAGCAGGGGCTCTCATTCCCCACCTCTCGTCACA CGGGCCTCGAAACCACGTCCACCTCCGATGCTTACCCAGGCACAGTGTCGGCGTAGCGGTTGCAAGAACCTCTCCCCCGGCTGCACGGACCTCTGCCCAGACTGCCTCAGCCGCGGCCAGCGAGAGGGTCGGCGTGCCCAGGCGCCCAAAGAGAAAAGCAAACAGCGCTGCAAGACGCAGGGCTGCGACCACTACGCTAACCAAGAGAAACAAGGCTACTGTAACGAATGTGACCACTTCAAGCAGATTTACCGGGGCTGA